In a single window of the Dreissena polymorpha isolate Duluth1 chromosome 3, UMN_Dpol_1.0, whole genome shotgun sequence genome:
- the LOC127875199 gene encoding gastrula zinc finger protein XlCGF57.1-like, whose protein sequence is MLTNANLCDEREISASSDHEVTDMLTSNDIFYSVNKELFWCDTCGRGLGDLISLRQHVAEHIVDVIADKNDTNASHSLHAGLLSYQQAVTEGDVKEKLEDTTLGATVCQETAGVHYTCSICRAEFSVLQEFRKHQHLHTGNGITTPNEKGLQLNKGFISSNNLPNHKVIGSRERLHLCSLCGKGYLCLYELTYHNKRVHTGELPHSCTVCGKAFLFSSELTQHMKRHTGELPLSCTVCGKGFLFSSELTKHMKRHTGERPHSCSVCGKDFATRSTLNTHMWCHKEDRPLSCNVCGKGFTTRTELTNHMSIHTGERPHSCSLCEKAFVSRSKLNKHIRVHKGDRPHSCSVCGKGFFKLCDFKYHMSIHTGERPHICSVCGKGFFKLCDLTYHMRIHTGERPYSCSVCGKGFITNNNLTNHLKYHTGNRPHSCSVCGKGFVTSSDLKKHMRIHT, encoded by the exons ATGTTGACAAATGCCAATCTTTGTGATGAGCGAGAGATATCAGCATCAAGTGACCATGAAGTTACAGACATGTTGACGTCTAATGACATCTTTTATAGCGTCAATAAGGAGCTGTTCTGGTGCGACACCTGTGGACGTGGTCTGGGGGACCTGATAAGCTTGAGGCAGCATGTTGCGGAGCACATTGTTGATGTCATTGCAGACAAAAATGACACCAACGCAAGCCACAGCTTACATGCAGGCCTTTTAAGTTATCAACAAGCTGTAACAGAGGGAGATGTGAAGGAAAAATTAGAAGACACTACACTAG GGGCTACTGTCTGTCAAGAGACTGCAGGGGTCCATTATACTTGCTCCATATGCAGGGCAGAATTCTCAGTATTGCAAGAGTTCAGAAAACACCAACATTTACACACTGGAAATGGCATAACAACTCCAAATGAAAAAGGGCTTCAACTCAACAAGGGGTTTATTTCGTCAAACAACCTCCCTAATCATAAAGTGATTGGCAGCAGAGAGCGACTTCATCTCTGCAGCTTGTGTGGAAAGGGCTATCTATGTCTCTATGAGCTCACTTATCATAATAAAAGAGTTCACACTGGAGAGCTACCACACAGTTGCACAGTGTGTGGAAAGGCCTTTCTTTTTAGCTCTGAGCTCACTCAGCATATGAAAAGACACACGGGAGAGCTACCACTCAGTTGCACAGTGTGTGGAAAGGGCTTTCTCTTTAGCAGCGAGCTCACTAAGCATATGAAAAGACACACAGGAGAGAGGCCACACAGTTGCAGCGTGTGTGGAAAAGACTTTGCCACACGATCGACACTGAATACACACATGTGGTGTCATAAAGAAGACCGGCCACTTAGTTGCAACGTTTGCGGAAAGGGATTTACAACTCGCACCGAACTCACAAATCATATGagtattcacacaggagagcggccacatAGTTGCAGTCTGTGTGAGAAGGCCTTTGTCAGCCGATCCAAACTAAATAAGCACATTCGTGTTCATAAAGGAGACCGGCCACATAGTTGCAgcgtttgtggaaagggatttttCAAGCTTTGCGACTTCAAATATCATATGagtattcacacaggagagcggccacacatttgcagtgtttgtggaaagggatttttCAAGCTTTGCGACCTCACATATCATATGcggattcacacaggagagcggccatatagttgcagtgtttgtggaaagggttTTATAACCAATAATAACCTTACTAATCATCTGAAGTACCACACGGGCAatcggccacacagttgcagtgtatGTGGAAAAGGATTTGTCACCAGCAGCGACCTCAAAAaacatatgaggattcacacttAA